One window of Magallana gigas chromosome 2, xbMagGiga1.1, whole genome shotgun sequence genomic DNA carries:
- the LOC105328279 gene encoding uncharacterized protein: MKMAVALTYRDYHNQAFSKFELKMMELEVLKNEANKHVGRLNSLKMRYMDWFLRSQQSFLDSMKLIHILGGDLLPREINTIRNYKRVMRFSGQLPSNGTPRDGSQGKMFGFLMFWEELLMLKRDNDALYKKICDFCSSIRRLREPMLKDEIDRLHQRLNLLLSEDFDFTSLSNDRHNLFTYRVALHDHRYHGLVSYIPYLLSIANKLCYWTSKLHIEFV; encoded by the exons ATGAAAATGGCGGTCGCTTTGACTTACAGAGATTATCA CAATCAAGCCTTCAGCAAGTTCGAGCTGAAAATGATGGAACTGGAAGTTCTAAAGAATGAGGCCAACAAACATGTCGGTCGCCTGAACTCACTAAAAATGCGCTACATGGACTGGTTTTTGCGGAGCCAGCAGTCGTTTTTAGACTCAATGAAGTTGATTCACATTTTGGGAGGTGATTTGTTACCACGTGAAATAAACACAATCCGGAACTACAAGAGGGTCATGAGATTTTCCGGTCAGTTACCAAGCAACGGGACGCCGCGAGACGGCAGTCAAGGAAAAATGTTTGGATTTCTGATGTTCTGGGAAGAGCTGCTTATGTTGAAACGTGATAATGACGCTCTGTACAAGAAAATATGCGATTTCTGCAGTAGTATTCGTCGGTTGAGAGAACCAATGTTGAAAGACGAAATCGACCGCTTGCATCAAAGACTGAACCTTTTACTCTCTGAGGACTTTGATTTCACCTCTCTATCCAACGATCGTCATAACCTGTTTACGTACCGCGTGGCGTTACATGATCACAGGTACCATGGACTCGTTTCCTACATCCCCTATCTGCTGAGCATTGCCAACAAACTGTGTTATTGGACTTCTAAACTCCACATAGAGTTCGTATAA